ACCAACAACTAAAAGCCATCCTTTACACCGATTATTTCCCAAGAAAAGGAAAACGTGCGGGTGCTTGGATGACGAGTTATAAAAATCAATACACCAAAAACGGAGAAAATTCTCGACCACATATTTCAATTGTTTGTAATTTCAGCAAACCCACGAAAGACACACCGAGTTTGTTAACCTTTCAAGAAGTAACAACACTTTTCCATGAATTTGGACATGCTTTGCATGGAATGTTGGCCAATACACAATATCCGAATCTTTCAGGAACTTCGGTGAAATGGGATTTTGTGGAACTTCCTTCTCAATTTTTGGAGAATTTCTGCTACGAACCAGAATTTTTGAAAACTTTTGCTAAACATTATCAAACGGAAGAAGTTCTTCCTAACGATAAAATTGAAAAAATTGAACAGTCTAAAAACTTTATGGAAGGCTATCAAACGCTTCGTCAGTTAGGTTTCGGATTGTTGGATATGGCCTATCACACGCATCCTGAAGAGGTGAACGACATTAAATCTTTTGAGGATGCCCAAACTTTAAAAACCTCTTTGTATCCTGTAAATCCAGAAACAGCGATGAGCCCTACTTTTTCGCATATTTTCCAAGGTGGTTATTCTGCAGGATATTATTCTTATAAATGGGCGGAAGTTTTGGATGCGGATGCTTTTGCGTATTTTAAAGAAACGGGAATTTTTAATCCAGAAACAGCGGCGAAATATAAAGTTTTGCTTTCTTCAGGCGGAACAAAAGATCCAATGGAATTGTACAAAGCCTTCAGAGGCAGCGAACCTCAAGTTGAAAGCCTTTTGAAAAGAGCTTTTGGGGAGTAAAAAACAAACTTGCAGCCTTGTCAAGGCTTAAAACATTGACAAGGTTTTTTTCTAACCTCTAACCTCTAATTTCTAAACTATGCTTTGTCCTTGTTGCTCAGGAAAATCCTACACCGAATGTTGTGAAACATTTCACTTGAAAAAGAAAATTCCCAATTCTGCGGAACAGCTGATGCGTTCTCGGTATTCTGCTTACGCAATCCCCAATGGAGACTATTTAATGGAAACCACACTTCCCAGTGAAAGAAAATATCATGACAAAATGGAAATGGAAGCATGGGGAAAAACAAACACTTGGACAAAACTGGAAATTGTGAGCAAACCTTCTGAAAATAAAGTAGAATTTAAAGCTTATTTTACAGATTCTGAAGGTGAAAACCAAGTTCATCACGAGCTTTCAAAATTTAAGAAAATCCAAAATCGTTGGTTTTATGTTTCTGGGGAATTTATGGATTAGTTCTAGTTTTTTTTCTTTTTTTGTCTCAAAACATACAAATACAAACTTTCCACTTTAGCTCGTGCCCAAGGTGTTTTTCGTAAGAATTTAAGAGATGAAGAAACACTCGGATTTTCACCTGTGAAGCATCGGATGTTGATTTGTTTGCCCAATTCTCCATAACCTTTGTAGTACTCCAAGAGTTCTTCCAAAATAGCATCTAATCGTTTTCCGTGCAAAGGATCTTTTGAGTTTTGGTCCATAATTTTTTTTGTAAAAATACTAAAACTAAAGCCATTTTTAGAATGGATTAAATATTGATTTTTTTGAATAAAATAGTATTTTAGCAAGATTGGAAAAGCATTTAATTTGCTATGAAAATTGAGCCGAAATGAGCAAAAACAACGAAGCCAACAGAAAAAATCACAAAAAGAAACTCGATCAAAAGAAACGTAAAATTCAGAATGCTGAGGCTGAAAGAAAAGCACGTTTAAAACAAATTAGAGAAGATTTTAAAGCGAAGGAAAGCAACGATAACAACTAATAATTTATGAAAATTTTACATACTGCAGATTGGCATTTGGGCAAGCGTTTGGATAGTTTTTCCAGATTGGAAGAACAAATTGATGTCATGAATGAAATTGTTGCAATTGCTGATGAACAAAAGGTTGATGTCGTGTTGGTTGCTGGAGATTTGTTCGATAATTTTAATCCAAGTGTGGAAGCAGTGGAGTTGTTCTATAAAACCCTGAAAAAGCTTTCTAACAACGGAAAACGCCCAGTAATTGCCATTGCGGGAAATCACGATTCGCCCAGTTTAATAGATGCACCAGATCCTTTGGCAAGAGAATGTGGAATTATTTTTATTGGTTATCCACAAGCGAAAATTCAGAAATTTGATTTAAATGATTTTAAAATCACAAAATCGGAAGAAGGCTTTTTAGAATTAAAACTAAGTGATTTTGATTATTCTATTCGTGTTATTCATACGCCTTACGCCAACGAAATCCGTTTAAAACAATATTTGGGCGAGAATAAAGAAGAAGCTTTGAATGAAGTTTTAGCCAATCATTGGAAGAAAATTGCCGATGAATTTTGTGATGAAAAGGGCGTGAATATTTTGACGACACATCTTTATATGAACAAGCGTGGCGCAGCACTTTTAGAAGAACCCGAAGGTGAAAAACCTATAAAAATAGGAAATGCAGACATGGTGTATTCTGAAGCAATTCCAACTCAAATTCAATATACAGCTTTGGGGCATTTGCATGCTTTTGCAAATATCGGCACAGAGGAAAAACCTGTTGTTTACAGCTCTTCACCTCTTTGTTATAGCTTTTCGGAAGCTGGGCAAACCAAATATGTTTCGGTCATCGAGGCTTTCCCAAACCAAGGCGTTTCCTTTAATAAAATTGAATTACAATCAGGTCGGAAAATGGTTCGAAAAAGCTTTGATAATATCGATGAAAGTATTGTTTGGCTCGAAGAAAATCCCAATACTTTGGTGGAACTTACAATTGAATCTGATTCGTTTTTAAAAGCTGAAGAACGAAAAAGAATTTACCAAAGTCACGATGGCATTATTTATTTAATTCCAAAAGTTAAAAATAATGAAAATCAAAATTTTACAACTCAAGAAATCGACATCAGCAAAGATTTAGAAACTCTTTTCATTGATTATTTCAAATCAAAAAACGCGAACCAAGAACCCAATGAAGAACTTATGAAAATTCTTCAAGAAATTAAACAAGCCTAAATGATTCCACAAAAACTCACTATAGAAGGACTTTACTCGTATCAAGATCGCCAAACTATCGATTTTTCGAAATTGACACAAGTTGGCTTGTTCGGAATTTTCGGAGCTGTAGGTTCGGGAAAATCATCCATTTTGGAAGCGATTTCTTTTGCGTTATATGGAGAAACTGAACGTCTCAACGCGCGTGACAAAAGGGCTTATAACATGATGAACCTAAAATCTAATCGCTCATATATCGAGTTCGATTTTTTGAATCATGAAAACAAATTGTTTCGAGCTACGCGAGAATACAAAAGAAATTCCAAAAATTTTGAAGATGTAAAACCAGCTTCCGCCATATTTTACGAATTTAAAAATGGAAATTGGCAACCGCTAGAACACACCAATGCAGAAGAAATCATTGGTTTAACCTATACCAATTTTAAACGTACTATAATTATTCCGCAAGGTCAGTTTAAAGAGTTTTTGGAGTTGGGAGAGATGGAGAGGACAAAGATGATGAAAGAAATTTTCAATCTTCATCGTTTTGATTTGCAAGATGAAGTGAGTAAATTGACTAAGCAAAATCAATCTTTATTAGACCAAATGCAAGGTCATTTGCAAGGTTTTGAAAGCGTTTCAGAAGAAGGAATTTCGGTTTTGAAAAATCAACTTTTTGAGCAAAAAGAAACTACTGCAAAAATTCAGAAAGAATTTAATCTCATTAATGATAATTTCCAGCGTTTAAAGGCTTTAAAAACTGATTTTGAAAGTTTGATTCAAAAGAAAAATGACTTTCAGAAACTGAATGAGAAAAAAATTGAAATGGAAACCCAAAAACAAGAATTAGATATTTTTGAAAAGGTTTATAATGCTTTTTTTCAACTCTTAAAAGATCAAAAAAGATTTCAAACAGAATTGAAAACTCATCTTTCCGACAAAGATATTCAACAAGGAAATCTAAAGCAACTTCAAGCTAAAGTGGATGAGGTTTTACAAAAAATAGAAGTTTTAAAACCGGAATTTGAACAGCTTTCCCATAAAAAAGTGGAAGAAAATGATTTAGGATTTTTAATTCAAATTAAAACTTTTGAAACTGAAATTGAAGAAATTAAAAAGCGCACTAAAAAAGGCTTTTATAAAGTAGAAGAAGTAAAAGAACTGGAAAAAACAATTTCAGAATTTATACAAAAAACAGAAAAAGAAATTCAAGAACTATCAAAAAATCGAATAGATTCTCAAATTTTAATGAATGTTGGAAACTGGTTTACGAATAATGAAAACTTGCAGCGGAATTTTAAAAATCAGCAGCAGAAAATTCAAAATTTAGAAATTCAAAACTCAGAAGTTTCTGAAGAGTTGAGCGTTTTAAAAGTGAATGAACAGACTTTTACTGAAGATTTTAAAATCCAATTGGAAACTTTAGAAACGAAAAAGAAAAACTTAGAATCACAAAAAAATCATTTTAAAGTTCAGGAACAATTATCGCAATATGCGCATCAGCTGCACGATGGCGAAGCTTGTCCACTTTGTGGCGCTTTGGAACATCCCAATATTGTGGAAATAGAAGATATTTCTGCACATTTGAATTCTGTTGTACAAAAAATTTTGGATGCAGAAAACGAGCAAAAATCAATACGAAATCTTCAAACTCAGGTTGAGAAAATTATTTTTAAAAAGCAGAATTTCGCAGAACAATTGAAGACAGAAAAGCAAAGTTTAGAAGCTTTGAATACTCAAATTTTGGAGCATCAGAAAACTTTTATTTGGGAAGAATTTGAAGCCAACAATCCTGAATTTTTTATTAAGAAAAAAGCGGACGCTGCAGATTTGGAAACGCAAATTAATTCTAAGAATGAAGTCTTGAAACAAAAACGCGTGGACTTAGAAAACGAGAGAAAAAGTTTAGAAAAATTTGCCAAAGCCCTGCAACAGTTTGAGTTGGAAGAAGCGCGAAAATCTACTCAAATTCAGCAAAATAAAATGCATTTAAAAGTTTTAAAATATGATGATTTTAAAACAGAAAATTCTGAAAATTTGATTTTGCAATTGAATGATTTAAAAGCTAAAAATCTTGCAACAGAACAAAGTTTCAATCAATTCAATAAAGAATTAGGAGAATTGAATCCGAAATTGGCTTCACAAAAAACAGCTTTAGAATTATTGGATAAAAGAATTCTTGAGCTTCAAAAAGAATTGGAAAGTTTAAACAATCAAATTTCTGCGAAGCTTGTTGAGGAAAAAATTGATTCTATGGAAAAAGTGGACGAGATTTTGGCGTTGCCAATTGATATTCCAAACCAAAGAAAAGAAATTCAAAACTTTAGCATTGCCTTTGAAACTTTGAAAAATGGAATTGCTGAACTGGAAATTAAACTCAAAGATTTTTCTTTCGATGATAATCAATTTTCGGAAACTGAAAACCAATTTAAAACCAAAGAAAAAGAATTGTTGGAAGCGAATACCTTGCAAACCAAAACTTCTGCTGAAATTGAAAGACTTGAGAAAGAATTTAAGAAAAAAGAAGAATTATTACAGGAATATTCAACGCTGGAAAAACGAGCTGAAAATTTAAAAACCATGTTCAATCTCTTTAAAGGAGCGGGTTTTGTGAATTTTGTTTCTTCCATCTATCTCCGTCAACTTTGCGATCAGGCGAATGTTCGTTTCCACAGAATGACGAGAAATCAATTGAGTTTGCACTTGGATGATAAAGGGAATTTTGAGATTATTGATTATTTGAACGAGGGAAGAAGTAGGAGTGTGAAAACGCTTTCTGGAGGTCAGGCTTTTCAAGCCTCTTTAAGTTTGGCTTTGGCGTTGGCGGAATCTGTACAAACCAATGCTAAAGCAGAAAAAAACTTTTTCTTTATTGATGAAGGTTTTGGAACCCAAGATACCGAGTCGGTAAATATTGTTTTTGAAACCCTTACAAGTCTTCAAAAGGAAAACAGAATTGTAGGAATTATTTCCCATGTGGAAGAATTAAAAGAGCGAATTCCCATGTCTCTAAGCATCGAAAAAGATGAGGAAAAAGGGAGTAAAGTGCTTGTTTCTTAATTGAATTTATAAAAATAAATAAATCTGAGCCTTGTTAGAGCTTCTGCTTATCTGCTTTTGCAATAGGGATAGAAGCGGCTATCCTTTTGGCTTGGCGTGAGGTGGCGGAGCGTAGCGGAGCCATCCGAGCGGCAAGCTAAAAGATAATAGCGAATAGCCCGACCCGAGTGTTGGATGAGTGGCTGCGAGGGAATTGCCCTAATAAAATTTTAGAATTTACGCGCTTTTGCAAGCATGGGAATCGAGATAAGCCCCATAACCAACATGATGCAAATCTGCAGCGGCAAAGAAATAAATGAATAAATAAGTCCAATCTCTCCACCCAAGTGTGCATCTTTGCCCATGGAAAGAAACAACGCCATAAAACCAAATTTCATTGCGAGATTGAATGCGCCAATGCCTCCACTTGCAGGAATGATCATCCCAAGCGTACCAACAACCAAAATGAAAAAACCGTCGGCAAAGCCGAAATCGGACGTTTCGGGAAGTGCAAAGCAAACCAAATAAGCCGCCAAATAATAGCTCACCCAAATAGCAATGGTATAAATAAAGAATTTTAGTTTTTGTTTTAATTTAAAAATCGATGTTAGTCCATTGAGAATACCATCTATAAAGCCAACTATTTTCCCAATAACAGGAAGGCTTCTAAGTCTTTTTCGAAGTGCTAAAAACAATAATCCAGCACCAATTAAAATACCCAAAACCAATCCTATTTTGTTTGGATTAATCTTAGCGCCCGATTGTTGGTAAAAGGCTAAAATCGCATCGTATTTAAAAATCAGAGTAAGACCTAAAAAAACCAACATACAAACCAAATCGATAACACGCTCCAAGATAATTGTCCCAAAAGATTTATCAACCGGAACTTTTTCTACGCCGTAAAGCGCTGTCGCCCGGGCCACTTCCCCACTTCTGGGAATGGTTAAATTCATGAGATAACCGAATGATATGGACCACAAAGAATTGGCATTTGAGATTTGGTATCCCATAGGTTCTAGAAGTAGATTCCAACGGATGGCACGAAACCAATAGGCCAACAACCCGAACACTGCCGCAAAAAGTACCCACAAATAATTGGCTTTTGCCAAAGATGTTTTGATGACATCAAAGTCTAATCCGCGCAAAGCTAGCCAAAGGAAAAATCCTGCAAATACAATAGAAATCGCAATACTTAAAAATTTTTTGAGAGGACTTTTGGATGTGTTCTCCATTCGGTTAAGTTAAAAGGTTGGTTTCTTCGTTCGGGAAAACAATTTTGGGTTGGAAAGTTTTGGCTTCTTCAGGCGTCATTTGTGCATAGGCGATGATAATCACGGTATCGCCTTTGTGCACTTTGCGCGCGGCAGGTCCATTAAGGCAAATCTCGCCAGATCCTCTTTTACCTTTTATAACATAGGTGTCAAAACGTTCGCCATTGTTAACATTCACGATATAGACTCTTTCGCCTACGATAAGCCCTGCGGCATCGATAAGATCTTCGTCAATGGTAATACTTCCGATATAGTTAAGATCCGACTCGGTAACTTTTACACGGTGAATCTTGGATTTGAAAACTTCTATTAACATGCTGCAAATTTACTACAAATATGTATTTTCTAATAAAAACTCGTCTTAAATTATTATTATCTCCAAAAATAGTTTAAGCTAAGTTTAATATTAAAATTCAAGAATTAATAATTTGCAACTGTAAAAGACAAATATTGCTAATATCCTTATTCTATGGTGATAATGACTTAACATCATTTAAAAAAAGCCCATTATTTGGCGAAAATTCAAATTATCATATTTACAGCATTATGAAATAAATATTATATTTTTCTTTAAAAAAGGCAAAAACACTTGTGTGAAATGAAAAAAGTTTTATATTTGCTATAACAACATAACTTTAATCACATATAATTATGAACAAGTCTGAATTAATCGATGCAATCGCGAAAGATGCAGAAATCACAAAAGTAGCTGCTAAGAAAGCTTTAGAATCATTTATTAGCAATGTTACAACAACTTTGAAAAAGAAAGAAGGTAAAGTATCTCTAGTAGGATTCGGGACTTTCTCGGTATCGGAAAGAGCTGCAAGACAAGGTATCAACCCTGCAACAAAAAAGCCAATCAAAATTGCTGCTAAAAAAGTGGCAAAATTCAAAGCTGGAGCTGACTTAGCTACTGCAGTAGCTGGCGCAAAGAAAAAATAATTCTTGATTCTTTATACAGAACACATCAGGCTTTCCATTGGAAAGCCTGTTTTTTTATTTTAGTTATTAAATTTAATTGCTTTTGCAGGAATTCCGACTGCTGTACAATTAGACGGAAGAGATCTTGAAACGACTGCACCAGCACCTACTATCGTATTCTCTCCAATTTTCAGCTGATTGATAATTTTTGCCCCAGTTCCTACATACACAGAATCTTCAATATCTACTTCTCCAGAAATATTCACAGATGGCATAAAAGATGAATACTTACCTATAGTTACGTCATGTCCAACTGTACAATATAAATTAAGTATCACAAAATCTCCAACACTAATATTACATGTTAAAATTGATCCCTCGCAGATAATCGACCCTTTCCCTATAAAAACCTCATCATTCGAAATAGAGACATTTGGATGAATAAGCTTTGGATAACTAACATTTTTATTAGTTATTAGTTTTATAATTTGGGCTTTTAATTTGGGTTCTCCAATTGATATTGCAATATCTAATTTATTATGCCAGCCATTCAATTCTGCTAACCCCCCGAGGTTAGGAATACCATTAATCTTCTCACCAATCTCATAAGCATCATCAAAAAAACCAAGTAAGTTATATGTATTCGGTTTATCTCTATTGATTGCATCAATTATCGTTTTCACTTCACGACCAAAGCCTCCTGCTCCAAAAATCGCAATATCTTTCATTTATTTTATTATTAATTTTTACCATTAAAAGCTTCGATACTAACTTGACCTTCCTGCGAAATTCCTTCTCGGATTAAGACTTTTTTTATTGTTAAAAAGAATATTCTACAATCCAAAACAAAGCTGATATTATCAACATACTCTACATCCAAAGCTAACTTTCTGGTCCACGAGATGGCATTTCGTCCGTTAACTTGAGCCCAACCTGTTATTCCAGGTTTTAACTCGTGACGGCGTTTTTGTTCTGTACTATAAAGCGAGATATATTCTGGCAACAAAGGCCGCGGACCTATAAGACTCATATCACCTTTGATGACATTGATTAATTGCGGAATTTCATCAATAGAGGTTTTCCGCACGATAGCCCCTATTTTTGTTAACCGCTGACTATCGGGAAGCAGTTGTCCTTCACGGTCTTTTTTGTCATTCATGGTTTTGAATTTGATGATTCTGAAAATCTTCTCGTTCTTACCTGGACGTCTTTGTAAAAAGAATGGTTTCCCTTGATTGGCAAAATATAAACCTATCGTCACCACAATCAAAACTGGTGATAGTAAGACCAAGGCTACACTTGCAATCACAAAATCTAAAATTCTTTTTATAAAGTTTTTATACATATTTCGTTTTTTACTTTTTAAATCTAAAAAGCTTTTATTTCTTAACTGAATTAATTTAATAATCCTTGATATTCTCCCAAAAGTGCATCCCAAATTATCTGTTGTTGATAACGTTCTACAACCATTGGACGTGCGTTATTCTTTAAATTCTGAAAACGATTTTTATCGTCAATCAATCTCTGCATCGCTTGTTCCAGCGCTTTTTCATTTTTAACAGGAATAATGACGCCATTTTTGCCTTCTACAATTATTTCGTTGCAGCCATTAATATCAGAAACAATACTTGGCAATCCCATTGCACCTGCTTGCATCACAACGTTAGGAAAACCTTCCCTGTAACTAGGAAAAGTCAAGACATCTGACACCACCAAATAAGGCCGAACATCCGATTGCCAACCTGCAAGGATAATATTGGGATTGGACTTTATTTTTTTCATTGTGATTTCGGATAACGGATCCAGTTCTTCCTCAAAAGTGCCTACCAAAATAAGTTTAGCTTTAGAATTATTTTTAGAAATAGAGTCAAAAGCCGCAATCAATTCGTTAATACCTTTATCGCCGACCAGACGTCCGACAAATATAAAAACAAAATCATCTTGCTGAATATCTAATTCTTTTTTAAGATTTTCCAAGTCTTGTTTTGAAAGATTTTCAGGACTGAAATAATGGGTGTCAATCCCGTTAGACGAGCCGTTTCCGATGACTTTCAACTTCGAAGATGCTGTTAAGTGATGTTCCAAAATAAAATCCTCCAAACCTTTAGAATTGGGATAAACTTTGGTAGCCGCCGCATAAGTCAATTTTTCAACAGCCAAAAGAATCTTTCTTTTAAGACCTTTAGCCTCCATCAAAGGCAAACCTGCAACGGTATGCAAACGATGTGGAACTCCCGCCAAGCTTGCCGCTAACATACTTACAAGCCCTGCTTTTGGGGTGTGAGAATGTATAATTTCCGGATTTTCTCGCTTGAGAAATTGGTACATTTCCCATACAGCTTTTAGATCTTGCCAAGGTGTAATCTTCCGCGTCATCTCAATTGGATGTGTCTTAATCTCTAACAAATCCCCTACTTTTTCTAAAGCGATGGCATCTGATGAAACAGCCGTTAAATCAAAATACTGATTCATAAAAGTCAGTTGATTTCCCAAAAGTTTTTCTAAAGAAATGGGCACTGTGGTAACGCGGACAAGTTTTGCTTTTGACATATTTCTAAAAAACGCGGTAAAGATATTGATTTTTGAATTTTAAATATCTATCTCTATAAGTCTTTTGGTGGATATTTTTTCATCTTAAAATTGACGAACAAATATTTAAAAACAATAACTAAAAACAACCAAACATTATTAAAGCCAAATAAAGAAAACATTATCTTCGTAAAACCAAAGCAAATTTTATGAAAAAGATAATCTTAATACTATCCGTCGCAACACTCTTACATTCTTGCGTTGTTTCCACCGCAGCAAAAGCTGTAAAAGGCGTTGCAAAAGTCGGATACAAAGCCGTAAAAGGAACCGTAAACGGCATTAGCTGGGCTGTTAGCAAAGCCAATGGAAAAATAGATGAAGACCGCGTAGATGGCACTTGGAAAGTGGTTGGCGTTTACAAGGGTTCTTTCGAAGATTTTCAAAAAGATCAAAATCCAGACAATTCTTTCGCTACCGAATGTAATGATGCTTTTGATCAAATTATTTTTAAATCCAACCGCTCAAAATTCAAACCTGTCCACTGCAGCAACGAAGAAGAAAATTGGATTAAATATAAATTTGAATTCGGGAAAAATCCTTTGACCAAAGAAAAAGAAAATTATATCGAATACAACTCTAACAACTACATTACAGTGATTGATGTTAATAATAAAACGATGGTTCTGGAAGGTAACCTTATGTCCAAACTAGCTTTCTCAGGCGCCAAACTCTACCTTTTAGAAAAAGTAAAATAATTTTTAAACTCTAAAAATCTTTTGAGAAAATTATTACCCCTTGTCGTTATTTTTTTTATATACACTCCTATTTTTTCGCAAAACACGATGGTCTTTGTAGGCTCTTTCAATTGGGACAAAAACGAGGAAGGCATATATATTTTTGAACTCGACAGCATTACTGGAACGCTAACAAAAACCTCATCCGTAAAAGGAATTCTCAATCCATCTTTTCTTACATTATCCACTAATGGCAACTTTCTTTACGCTTGTACGGATAGCAAAACACCCAATGCTGGAAGCATCAGTAGTTTTAAATTTGATATTAAAAACAAAAAACTAAGTTATATAAACAGCCAAAAAACGGATGGTGAAAACCCTGTATACGTCAGTGTACACAACAATAGAAAATGGCTACTGAATGCTAATTACACAGAATCAAGTATTTCTATTTTTCCAATTGTGGAGGATGGGAGTATAGCAACACATGTTCAGCATTTTCAGTTTTCGGAAGGCAGCATTGACAAAAAAAGACAACAAAAATCACATTTACATTCGGCGGTGTTTTCTCCAAATTTTGATTATGCTTTTTTCACGGACTTAGGCGCTGACAAAATAAGAATTTTCAAATTTGAAAATGAAAATCCTAAACCGCTCCAACCAACCGAAATACCTGAAATTAAAAGCACCTTAGGAAGCGGTCCAAGACATCTCACATTCCATCCCAATGGGAAGTTTGTATATTGCATCGAGGAAATGGGCGGAAGCATCAGTGCTTACAAATTTGAGAATTCAAAGTTTGAAAACATACAAAACATTGCTACCCACAACAAGCGGTATAAAAAGGATTTTGATAATTCGGACATTCACATTTCGCAAGACGGGAAGTTTTTATACGCTTCCAATCGCGGAAAGGAAAATAATATTGCTATATTTTCTATCCTTGAAGATGGTCGCCTAGAAAACATTGGCTATCAGCGAACCAAAGGCAAACACCCTAGAACGTTCGCGATGGATGAATCTGGAAAATTCCTTATTGTAGCAAATACCCAAACGAGCAATCTCTCAGTATTTCGACGCGATTCTAAAACAGGATTATTGAAATTTCTTAACAAGGATACAAAAATTAAAAATGCTTCACATGTAATTATTAAGAAATATTGATTCTTTACTTTTCGCTGCTATTTAAAATTAAATCCTCTAAAAAACATTTAAAAAACAAAATTAGCCATCTGATACAACACGCAGTAACACCTTTACGTCCGTGTAATAGTTCCAGAAACAGGCACCATGGTACACCGAACTAAGGGATTATTGGTTGGGTCGTCTGGTCATCGTCACGGCTACAGGCAACCAACACAATTCCTGCTAAAAGAAGTACTACTAATTTTTTCATTATCAATAATTTTATGCTTTTTGTTGATACCAAAATTATTGTGAACACATTAGAACTACAATCCTTATAAATGAGGAATTTTATAATGTCATTTTTTTAAAAACCTACACGTTCTTAAAAGCAATTCGAAAATAGGGATACACCAAACAGCATTCTATAATTTGGATGTTTACTATTTGGTTTTCTTGGGCAAAATTTTTTGCTCCAAACAAAAGAGGTAAAAGCTCTATTGAGGCGCCCAGAACGACCATCTTTCTCCATTATATACAGCTAAGCGTTTTGCTCCTGGTTTAGAAACATAAACCATCATGCCTGGAGATGGACTCGGGATATTGTTAACATCGCTAACTATTGGCAATACCATTGCTTTGTCATTGGATTCAAGAACCAATACCCCATTAGCAGTGCTATTGCTAGAGCCTATAATCGCT
This genomic stretch from Chryseobacterium sp. POL2 harbors:
- a CDS encoding YchJ family protein, translated to MLCPCCSGKSYTECCETFHLKKKIPNSAEQLMRSRYSAYAIPNGDYLMETTLPSERKYHDKMEMEAWGKTNTWTKLEIVSKPSENKVEFKAYFTDSEGENQVHHELSKFKKIQNRWFYVSGEFMD
- a CDS encoding VF530 family DNA-binding protein, which gives rise to MDQNSKDPLHGKRLDAILEELLEYYKGYGELGKQINIRCFTGENPSVSSSLKFLRKTPWARAKVESLYLYVLRQKKKKN
- a CDS encoding exonuclease SbcCD subunit D; its protein translation is MKILHTADWHLGKRLDSFSRLEEQIDVMNEIVAIADEQKVDVVLVAGDLFDNFNPSVEAVELFYKTLKKLSNNGKRPVIAIAGNHDSPSLIDAPDPLARECGIIFIGYPQAKIQKFDLNDFKITKSEEGFLELKLSDFDYSIRVIHTPYANEIRLKQYLGENKEEALNEVLANHWKKIADEFCDEKGVNILTTHLYMNKRGAALLEEPEGEKPIKIGNADMVYSEAIPTQIQYTALGHLHAFANIGTEEKPVVYSSSPLCYSFSEAGQTKYVSVIEAFPNQGVSFNKIELQSGRKMVRKSFDNIDESIVWLEENPNTLVELTIESDSFLKAEERKRIYQSHDGIIYLIPKVKNNENQNFTTQEIDISKDLETLFIDYFKSKNANQEPNEELMKILQEIKQA
- a CDS encoding AAA family ATPase — encoded protein: MIPQKLTIEGLYSYQDRQTIDFSKLTQVGLFGIFGAVGSGKSSILEAISFALYGETERLNARDKRAYNMMNLKSNRSYIEFDFLNHENKLFRATREYKRNSKNFEDVKPASAIFYEFKNGNWQPLEHTNAEEIIGLTYTNFKRTIIIPQGQFKEFLELGEMERTKMMKEIFNLHRFDLQDEVSKLTKQNQSLLDQMQGHLQGFESVSEEGISVLKNQLFEQKETTAKIQKEFNLINDNFQRLKALKTDFESLIQKKNDFQKLNEKKIEMETQKQELDIFEKVYNAFFQLLKDQKRFQTELKTHLSDKDIQQGNLKQLQAKVDEVLQKIEVLKPEFEQLSHKKVEENDLGFLIQIKTFETEIEEIKKRTKKGFYKVEEVKELEKTISEFIQKTEKEIQELSKNRIDSQILMNVGNWFTNNENLQRNFKNQQQKIQNLEIQNSEVSEELSVLKVNEQTFTEDFKIQLETLETKKKNLESQKNHFKVQEQLSQYAHQLHDGEACPLCGALEHPNIVEIEDISAHLNSVVQKILDAENEQKSIRNLQTQVEKIIFKKQNFAEQLKTEKQSLEALNTQILEHQKTFIWEEFEANNPEFFIKKKADAADLETQINSKNEVLKQKRVDLENERKSLEKFAKALQQFELEEARKSTQIQQNKMHLKVLKYDDFKTENSENLILQLNDLKAKNLATEQSFNQFNKELGELNPKLASQKTALELLDKRILELQKELESLNNQISAKLVEEKIDSMEKVDEILALPIDIPNQRKEIQNFSIAFETLKNGIAELEIKLKDFSFDDNQFSETENQFKTKEKELLEANTLQTKTSAEIERLEKEFKKKEELLQEYSTLEKRAENLKTMFNLFKGAGFVNFVSSIYLRQLCDQANVRFHRMTRNQLSLHLDDKGNFEIIDYLNEGRSRSVKTLSGGQAFQASLSLALALAESVQTNAKAEKNFFFIDEGFGTQDTESVNIVFETLTSLQKENRIVGIISHVEELKERIPMSLSIEKDEEKGSKVLVS
- a CDS encoding lysylphosphatidylglycerol synthase transmembrane domain-containing protein, whose translation is MENTSKSPLKKFLSIAISIVFAGFFLWLALRGLDFDVIKTSLAKANYLWVLFAAVFGLLAYWFRAIRWNLLLEPMGYQISNANSLWSISFGYLMNLTIPRSGEVARATALYGVEKVPVDKSFGTIILERVIDLVCMLVFLGLTLIFKYDAILAFYQQSGAKINPNKIGLVLGILIGAGLLFLALRKRLRSLPVIGKIVGFIDGILNGLTSIFKLKQKLKFFIYTIAIWVSYYLAAYLVCFALPETSDFGFADGFFILVVGTLGMIIPASGGIGAFNLAMKFGFMALFLSMGKDAHLGGEIGLIYSFISLPLQICIMLVMGLISIPMLAKARKF
- the panD gene encoding aspartate 1-decarboxylase, with product MLIEVFKSKIHRVKVTESDLNYIGSITIDEDLIDAAGLIVGERVYIVNVNNGERFDTYVIKGKRGSGEICLNGPAARKVHKGDTVIIIAYAQMTPEEAKTFQPKIVFPNEETNLLT
- a CDS encoding HU family DNA-binding protein; the encoded protein is MNKSELIDAIAKDAEITKVAAKKALESFISNVTTTLKKKEGKVSLVGFGTFSVSERAARQGINPATKKPIKIAAKKVAKFKAGADLATAVAGAKKK